The Amycolatopsis nigrescens CSC17Ta-90 genomic interval GCGACCCACATCGAGCGCTACGGCACGGTGGCCGTCCGGTGCGAGTGCTGTAACCGGGTGAATCACCTGCTGTTCGTCACGGAGTCCGGCGAACTGATCAACTACACCAAGTTCAACCGGGCGCTCTGGCACCCGGCGATCACGGCGGCAGGGCTGGACCCTGCCGCCGGGGATGAGACCGGTCAGCACCTTCTCCGGCACTACTACGTGTCGGTGCTGATCGAGGCGCACACCAACCCGAAGGCCATTCAGCAGTACGTCGGCCACAAGCACATGAGCACGACCATGGACGTGTACGGCCACCTGTTCGAGCGCGCCCACGAGCAAGCGGCCAGGGCCGTCGATCGTGCGTTCGCTGGGCGGGGCCGTGTGTCCCCTGTGCGTCCCGCGAAGGGTGCCTAGGGGTGGACTTGCCCAGGTCAGGGGCACATTTTGTCGCTCTCAGTTATGAAGGGCACCTTGCCTACCTTCAAGGTAGGCAAGGTGCCCTTCACGGACATCTATCGACGGGTTAGGAGAGCTGGGAGTCCGCGGACCACTTGGTGCCGAGGGCGTTGCGGCCGCTGAAGGACACCGTGCCGTCCGCCCCGGTGTTCAGGAAGGCGACCAGTTGGCCATCGGTCAGCTTGCTGACGACGTCCTTCTTGCCGTCGAGGTTCACGTCCTTGGAGATGGTCAGCACGGCCTGCTCCCAGCCGTGCCCGATCACGATCGGCTCGGCGGGCGCGGCGGCCGAACGAGCCTGCTTCGCCGCACCGGACTTGATCGCCGCCACGTCGGCCGCGTCGAAGGACGGCAACGACTTGCCCGCCTTCGCCGCCCCCTGCGGCTCTGTCTCCGTCTCGGCGAGGATGCCGTAGAGCACGCCGCCAAGGCGGACGATCAGGTCGGGCAGGGTGTCGCCGTTCAGGTCGGCGACGTCGAACTGGTCGAACACGGTGAAGTCGTCGATCAGCGTGAGCGGTGCTCCGACGGTGGTCTGTCCCGCTGCCGCGGTGACCGGCCAGACCGTCAGCGCGCCGTCCGGCGTCCGGCCCCAAATGTCCGCCACACCGTCGCCGGTGATGTCCTGCAGCACCTTCAGGTCGATCTGGTCCCAGCCGAAACCGCCGAACTGCTGGGCGCTGGTCAGCGTGCCCAGCGGAGCCGCCGGGTCGTAGGCGCCGCCGTGCTTGTGCGCGGTGATGGTGCCACCGACCTGCGCGAGCACGTCGGGGACGTCGTCGCCGGACACGTCCGCGACGGAGATCCAGCCCGCGTTGTTCCAGCCGAAGTTGATCGCAGTCGCGCCGCCGAAGGTGGCGCCGGGGTTGCCGGCGCTGAAGCCGCCGGAATGCGGGTAGACCACCAGCGCGCCGTCGGGCTTCCTGGAGACAAGGTCCTCGTGACCGTCGCGGGTGATGTCGCGGGTGCGGTCACCGGAGCCGGTCTGCGCCGGAGCGGCGGTGGCCACTGCCGGTGCCGCGGCCAGCACAGCGAGCGCCGCGGCCGTTCCGGCCAGGACGCGCTTGTATCTGCCAGAAGACATAGATTTCCCCTTGAATGAAATCGAATTAAAACAATGGGAAGAAATGCGTGCAGGACGAAGATCCCCGATGCGTCGCCCCTCGCGCATCGCCAACCTACACCCTTTTCACACCGGGTGGCGCAGATATCTTTTGGATATCATTACCCCTGGGCAGGTAACATCGGGTCAGCCGCGCTCGTGCAGCAGGAGCAGGGTGTACGCGGCGATCGACTGGGCGTCGGTGACCTCCCCGGTGGCGATCAGCCGCTCGAACTCGGCCCTGGAGAACCAGGCGGTGGCCATGTCCTGCTCCTCGTGCTCGCGTTCGGCCGCGCCCTCGGTCAGCTCGGTGGCCAGGAAGACCCTGCCGCGCTGGCTGGACATGCCGGCGGCCACGTCCAGCAGGCCGAGCTCCATCATCGAACCGGCGCGCAGCCCGGTCTCCTCGCGCAGCTCGCGGGCGGCAAGGCCGAGCGGCTCCTGCTCGGCGAGCCCCGGCGCGGTGCCCTGCGGGAACTCCCAGCGGCGCAGCCCGAGCGGATAGCGGAACTGTTCCACCAGATGCAGCCGGTCACCGTTCAGCGGAATTATCAGCGCGTAGTCGGGTTTGTCGATCACGCCGTAAATACCGGCCGAGCCGTCCGCCCGCCGAACGGCGTCTTCGCGCACGGTCATCCAGTTGTTCCGATAGACCTCTTGCGTGGTCATCCGCTCGATCATGATCCCATTATGCAGTCCGCCCGGAAATGCGCTGTGAATGGTGCGGGCACCCCGCGAATCGCCTTCCCGTCGCGTCACCTACCCTCGCCGGGTGCGTCTAGTGATCGCTCGTTGCCAGGTGGACTACGCCGGCCGCCTCACCGCCCACCTGCCCATGGCGACCAGGCTGCTGCTGGTCAAGGCGGACGGTTCGGTGTCCGTGCACTCCGACGACCGCGCCTACAAGCCGTTGAACTGGATGAGCCCGCCGTGCTGGCTGATCGAGGACGGCAAGATCTGGACCGTGCAGAACAAGGCCGGCGAGAAGCTGGTGATCAGCATGGAAGAGGTGCTGCACGACGCCGCGCACGAACTCGGCGCCGAACCGGGGCTCGTCAAGGACGGGGTCGAGGCGCATCTCCAGGAACTGCTCGCCGAGCACATCTCCACCCTCGGCGAGGGCTATTCGCTGGTGCGCCGCGAATTCCCGACCGCGATCGGGCCGGTGGACATCATGGCCCGCGACGCCGACGGCGTCTCGGTCGCGGTGGAGATCAAGCGCCGCGGCGAGATCGACGGCGTCGAGCAGCTGACCCGCTACCTGGAACTGCTCAACCGCGACCCGCTGCTCGCCCCGGTGAAGGGCGTGTTCGCCGCGCAGCTGATCAAGCCGCAGGCACGCACGCTCGCCGAAGACCGCGGCATCCGCTGCCTGACGCTGGACTACGACGTGCTGCGCGGCACCGACTCGGACGAGTTCCGGCTGTTCTGAGCCCCGATCACCGCATTCCCGCTGCTCACGGGTCGTGAGTGAAAAATGTTGCCAGGGCAACCGTTTTCACTCACGAGGTGGGGCGGCCGATCAGGTGTCAACACGGATACGGACCGACGCGTCAGGTGCACGTGAGCTACGTCATGCAGTACTGTGCCCCCGGCAGGTTGATCCTGGTGGTTCTTGTTGAATGGTGTTGACTGAATCGGTCCTGGTGGCTGCGATGCTGCAGTTGGAATCGGAGGTGGGTCGGTGCATGTGCTAGCCGAGGCGAACTTGCGCCTTGATGCGAACGCGATCGACTACGTGTTGCTCGCGTTCTACTTCGTCCTGGTCCTTGGCATCGGTTATCTGGCTCGCCGCCAGGTCTCCTCGAGCCTCGACTTCTTCCTCTCCGGTCGTTCACTGCCCGCCTGGGTAACCGGGCTCGCCTTCATCTCGGCGAACCTGGGCGCGATCGAGGTCATGGGCATGTCGGCCAACGGCGCGCAGTACGGCCTGCCGACCGCGCACTACTTCTGGATCGGCGCGGTGCCGGCGATGCTGTTCCTCGGCGTCGTGATGATGCCGTTCTACTACGGCTCCAAGGTGCGCAGCGTTCCCGAGTTCATGCGCCGCCGGTTCGGCAAACCGGCCCACCTCGTCAACGGCATCAGCTTCGCGGTCGCGCAGATCCTGATCGCGGGTGCCAACCTCTTCCTGCTCGCCACCGTGGTGAACCTGCTGCTCGGCTGGCCGATCTGGGTCTCGGTCATCCTGGCCGCCGCGATCGTGCTGACCTACACCGCGCTCGGCGGCCTGTCCGCCGCCATCTACAACGAGGTGCTGCAGTTCTTCGTCATCGTGGCCGCGCTGGTCCCGCTGACCGTGGTCGGCCTGTACAAGGTCGGCGGCTGGCAGGGCCTGGTGGACAAGGTCAGCGGCAGTCCCGGCGGTGCCGACCAGCTGAACTCCTGGCCCGGCAACCAGCTCACCGGTTTCGGCGACAACTTCCTGTCCGTGCTCGGCCTGGTCTTCGGCCTCGGCTTCGTGCTGTCCTTCGGCTACTGGACGACGAACTTCGTCGAGGTGCAGCGCGCGATGGCCTCGAAGAGCATGTCGGCTGCCCGCCGCACGCCGATCATCGGCGCTTTCCCGAAGATGCTCATCCCGTTCATCGTGATCATCCCGGGCATGATCGCCGCGGTCACCGTCACCGAGCTGATGGGGGAGAACAAGACCGCACTGCTCGCCGGAGATCCGTCGGCCAGTGGCGCGGACTTCAACGACGCGCTGCTGCTGCTGATGCGCGACTTGCTGCCCAACGGCATGCTCGGTATCGCCATCGCCGGGCTGCTGGCCTCGTTCATGGCCGGTATGGCGGCGAACCTGAGTTCGTTCAACACGGTGTTCACCTACGACATCTGGCAGTCCTACATCAAGAAGGACAAGCCGGACGGCTACTACCTGAGCTTCGGCAGGCTGGTCACCGCGATCGGCACGATCCTGGCCATCGGTACCGCGTTCATCGCGTCCACCTACTCGAACCTGATGGACTACCTGCAGCAGCTGTTCTCCTTCTTCAACGCGCCGCTGTTCGCCACGTTCATCCTGGGAATGTTCTGGAAGCGGATGACCGCGACCGCGGGCTGGACGGGCCTGGTCTCCGGCACGCTCGCCGCGATCGGCGTCTTCCTGCTGGCCGAGACCGGGGCCTGGGACCTACCGGGCCAGGGCGCCAGCTTCATCGGTGCCGGTGCCGCGTTCGTGGTCGACATCGTGGTCAGCGTCGCGGTCACCTACGCGACCAGGCCGAAACCCGAAGCCGAACTGGTCGGGCTGGTCTATTCGCTGACGCCGAAGAACACCCGGCAGCACTCCACCACCGGCGACGACGCCGGCTGGTACCGCAAGCCGGGCCTGCTCGCCGGCATCGTCCTGATCATCACGATCGTTCTCAACATCATCTTCTAGGAGGTCGGACGCATGGCTACCGAATCGACGTCCGGTACCCGCCGGGCGGGCGCCTTCGACATCAGGCTGATCATCGCGCTGCTGATGGGTGTGTACGGCCTGGTGATCACGATCATGGGCCTCACCGTCACCTCCGACGAGGAACTGGCCAAGGCCGACGGGCTGAACATCAACCTGTGGGCCGGTATCGGCATGCTCGTGTTCACCCTGCTGTTCGTGCTCTGGGCCCGGTTGCGGCCGTTGCAGGTGCCCGAGCCCGAACCGGCGGCGGAGGAGCCTTCGAAACCGACCGAATAGCGAGGTTGTGCGCGCGGGGCACGGTGGGGACGGCTACCGTGCACGGCGTGTTCTTTCGCTCTCGTGGTGCCCGGCCAGTCCGGTATGTCCTGACCGTGCTGGCCGGGTTCGCCGTCGTCACGGGGTGCGGGCCCGACCTCGGCAAGGCCAACTTCCCGCGCACCACCGTGCCCGCCGCGGCCACCGGCGGGCAGAGCGCGGACGGCAAGATCAACGACCCGGCGGTGGCCATCGCCGCGCTGCGCACGGTCGACCCGTGCGGGCTGGTGGACGCCGCCGCGGTCGCCGACCTCGGCGCACCCGGCAAGCAGGACCCGTTCGGCCTGGACAAGTGCAGCAACGAGGTCACCGACGCCGGCGGCAAGACGATCCGGATCTCGGTGCAGCTCGGCGAGCCGCTGATCGGCGTGGACAACGACATCAGCGGCACGGTGGAGGGCCTGCCGCTGATCGAGCGCAAGCAGGACACCGCGGCCTGCTTCGTCACCGCGGTCACCGCGCGGGCCCCGGATCTCGGCGTCACCGTGCAGACCAGGTACGAGGGCGGCGACCCCTGCCGGCCGGGTCGCTCGGTGCTGCAGAAGGTGCTCAAGAAGCTGCGCGACAAGCCGGCCCAGTACCCGCAGCAGCAGGGTTCGCTGATGCCGGTGGACCTGTGCACCACGGCGGACGACGCGGCGGTGACCGAACTGCTCGGCAAGGACATCAAGAAGGAGCCGTTCGGCCTGCACGGCTGCACCTGGACGCCGAACGGCTCCGGCCCCAACGCCACCCTCAACTTCCGGGTGGCCACCACTCCCGGCACGTCGGACGGCACCGAGGTGGATCTCGGCGGCGGGGTCAAGGGATTTCAGAAGTCACGCAGCGAGAGCGCGGCCCAGTGCAACATCGTGTTCCAGCACCGGCCGACCACGAACGGCGAGGGCGAGCTCGTTTCGTTCGACTACAACAACTACCTCGCCGACGCGGGGAGCGAAGACGCGTGCGGCAAGGCGCTCAAGGTGGTCAAGGCTGTGGTGCCGAAACTTCCCAGTTCCTGAACTTGGAAAACACAGGAGGCCGCATGAAGAAGATCATCAACGATCCGTCGACCGTGGTCGCGGAGTCGTTACGCGGGCTCGCGGCGGCACACGCCGATCTGCTCCGGGTGCGCGACGACCCGGCGGTGGTGCTGCGCGCGGACGCTCCGGTTGCAGGCCAGGTGGCGGTGATCTCCGGCGGGGGCTCCGGGCACGAGCCGCTGCACGGCGGGTTCGTCGGCCCCGGCATGCTGCACGCCGCGGTGCCGGGGGCGGTGTTCACCTCGCCGACCCCGGACGCTGTGCAGGCCGCGGTGGAGGCCACCGCCGGTGAACGGGGCGCGCTGCTGATCGTGAAGAACTACACCGGGGACGTGCTGAACTTCGAGACCGCCGCCGAGCTCGCCGCGGTGGACGGGGTGGATGTGCGCAGCGTGGTGATCGACGACGACGTGGCGGTGGCCGACTCGACCTTCACCGCGGGCCGTCGCGGGGTAGGCGGCACCGTGCTGCTGGAGAAGCTCACCGGTGCGGCGGCGGCAAGGGGCGACTCGCTGGACTCGCTGGAAGCCTTGGCGCGCAAGGTGATCAGCCAGGTCCGCTCGATTGGCGTTGCGCTCACCCCGCCGACCGTGCCGCACGCGGGGGAGCCCAGTTTCACCCTCGCGGAAGACGAGATCGAGTTCGGCATCGGCATCCACGGCGAGCCGGGCCGGGAGCGGATCCCGGCTGAGCCCGCGGACGCGCTGGTCCGGCGGATGGTGGACGCGGTCTGCACGGACCTGCCCTTCGGCGAAGGCGACCGGGTGCTGCTGTTCACCAACTCGATGGGCGGCACCCCGCTGCTGGAGCTCTACCTGGCGCACGGCATCGCCGAGCGGCTGCTGGCCGAGCGCGGCATCACCGTGGAGCGCAGGCTGGTCGGGCCGTACATCACCAGCCTGGAGATGCAGGGCATCAGCCTCACCGTGGCGAAGGTGGACGACGAGCTGGTCGAACTCTGGGATGCGCCGGTGCACACCGCCGCGCTGCGATGGGGAGTGTGAGGATGAGCTGTACAGCGGAAGGCGTGGCCGCCGCGTTGCGCGCGGCCGCGGTGGTGGTCGCCGAGCATCGTGCAGAGCTGATCGAGCTGGACCGCGCCATCGGCGACGCGGACCACGGCGAGAACCTCAACCGGGGCTTCGCCGCGATCGTGTCCGCTTTGGACGCGGGCTCGGTGCCGGAGACCGCGGGCGGTGTGCTGAAACTGGCCGCGACCACGCTCATTTCAAAGGTCGGCGGAGCGGCGGGGCCGTTGTACGGCACGGCTTTCCTGCGCGCGGCGAGCTCGATCGGCGACAAGTCCGAAATGGACTCCGCCGCGCTGGCCGCCGCGCTTCGGGCCGGCCTGGAAGGCGTGCAGGCGCGGGGAAAGGCCGTCGAAGGCGACGCCACCATGGTGGACGCGCTGCTGCCGGCGGTGGCCGCCGCGGAGGCGGCCGCGGCCGATGGCGGCGACGCCGGTGCCGTGCTTGCCGCCGCCGCGAACGCCGCGGACAAGGGTGCTGAGTCCACTGTGGACATAGTGCCGCGCAAAGGCAGGGCCTCCTACCTCGGGGAGCGCGCGGTCGGCCATCTCGACCCCGGCGCCAGGTCCACGGCGGTACTGCTGCGGGCATTCGCGGAGGCGGTCGCCGGATGAGTGGCCCTGTGTCAAGCCGCGGCACCCAGGACGACCATGGCGCGCGCACCGGCCGGCAGGCCCCGCTATCGGGGCGGCAGGGCGCTCATCTGGTCATCCTTGCGGGGCAACGGGAGTCGCGCCCTGTCGACACGATCGCGGATGCGCGCAGACTCGCGGAGGAGTGGGCATGAGCGTGGGACTTGTGCTGGTCTCGCACAGCGCGAAGCTGGCCGAAGGGCTGGCCGAGCTGGCCGTGCAGATGGCGCCGGACGTCACCGTGGTCCCGGCGGGCGGGCTGCCGGGCGGCGGACTGGGCACCGACTACGACGGGGTGGTGGCCGCGGTGCAGCGGGCCGACTCCGGTGACGGGGTGGTGCTGCTCTACGACCTCGGCAGCGCGCAGATGACCGCCGAGCTGGCGGTGGAGTCGCTGGCCGACCCAGCCGGCGCGGCGGTGGTGGACGCGCCGCTGGTGGAGGGCTCGATCGCCGCCGCGGTCGCCGCGCAGGGCGGCGCGGGCCGGGCCGCGGTGGCCGCGGCCGCCGCCTCGGCGGGGGCGCCGCCGGACCTCGCGGTCACGCTGCCGGATGACGGCGGTGCCGGTGAGGGTGTCGAGCTGACCCTGAGCAACGACGTCGGCCTGCACGCCCGGCCGGCCGCGTTGCTGGCCAGGAGTCTGACCGGGCTGGACGCCGAGGTCACCATCAGGCTCGGCGACTCGGTGGCGGACGCGCACAGCGTGCTCGCGCTGATGTCCCTCGGCGCGCGGATGGGCGACCGGATCGAGGTGCGGGCCGGCGGGGCGCAGGCCGCCGAGGCGATGCGGGTGGTCAAGGAGCTGGTCGAGCGCAATTTCGACGAGTGAGCCCGGTGGAGTGCCGGATGTCACGTTTCGGCCGGTGCGGTCGCGGTGCTGGTGACCGTTCGCCGGAGGTTTGCGAATAGGAGCCGGCCGCGCCGTGGATGAGGGCGGTCCACGGCGCGGCCGGTTGTTTCCGGCCGGTCAGCCGACGCCGATGGCCTTGAGCAGCGCGAGTAGCGCGTCGACCAGTGAACCGAGAATGCTCGTCGATCCCATCGTTTTCTCCGTTCTCTTCCGGTGGTTCGTGCTCAGCCGATTCCGATGGCGTGCAGCAGGGCGGACAACGCTTC includes:
- a CDS encoding NUDIX domain-containing protein; the encoded protein is MTTQEVYRNNWMTVREDAVRRADGSAGIYGVIDKPDYALIIPLNGDRLHLVEQFRYPLGLRRWEFPQGTAPGLAEQEPLGLAARELREETGLRAGSMMELGLLDVAAGMSSQRGRVFLATELTEGAAEREHEEQDMATAWFSRAEFERLIATGEVTDAQSIAAYTLLLLHERG
- the nucS gene encoding endonuclease NucS, which encodes MRLVIARCQVDYAGRLTAHLPMATRLLLVKADGSVSVHSDDRAYKPLNWMSPPCWLIEDGKIWTVQNKAGEKLVISMEEVLHDAAHELGAEPGLVKDGVEAHLQELLAEHISTLGEGYSLVRREFPTAIGPVDIMARDADGVSVAVEIKRRGEIDGVEQLTRYLELLNRDPLLAPVKGVFAAQLIKPQARTLAEDRGIRCLTLDYDVLRGTDSDEFRLF
- a CDS encoding sodium:solute symporter family protein, with the translated sequence MHVLAEANLRLDANAIDYVLLAFYFVLVLGIGYLARRQVSSSLDFFLSGRSLPAWVTGLAFISANLGAIEVMGMSANGAQYGLPTAHYFWIGAVPAMLFLGVVMMPFYYGSKVRSVPEFMRRRFGKPAHLVNGISFAVAQILIAGANLFLLATVVNLLLGWPIWVSVILAAAIVLTYTALGGLSAAIYNEVLQFFVIVAALVPLTVVGLYKVGGWQGLVDKVSGSPGGADQLNSWPGNQLTGFGDNFLSVLGLVFGLGFVLSFGYWTTNFVEVQRAMASKSMSAARRTPIIGAFPKMLIPFIVIIPGMIAAVTVTELMGENKTALLAGDPSASGADFNDALLLLMRDLLPNGMLGIAIAGLLASFMAGMAANLSSFNTVFTYDIWQSYIKKDKPDGYYLSFGRLVTAIGTILAIGTAFIASTYSNLMDYLQQLFSFFNAPLFATFILGMFWKRMTATAGWTGLVSGTLAAIGVFLLAETGAWDLPGQGASFIGAGAAFVVDIVVSVAVTYATRPKPEAELVGLVYSLTPKNTRQHSTTGDDAGWYRKPGLLAGIVLIITIVLNIIF
- a CDS encoding DUF3558 family protein, which codes for MFFRSRGARPVRYVLTVLAGFAVVTGCGPDLGKANFPRTTVPAAATGGQSADGKINDPAVAIAALRTVDPCGLVDAAAVADLGAPGKQDPFGLDKCSNEVTDAGGKTIRISVQLGEPLIGVDNDISGTVEGLPLIERKQDTAACFVTAVTARAPDLGVTVQTRYEGGDPCRPGRSVLQKVLKKLRDKPAQYPQQQGSLMPVDLCTTADDAAVTELLGKDIKKEPFGLHGCTWTPNGSGPNATLNFRVATTPGTSDGTEVDLGGGVKGFQKSRSESAAQCNIVFQHRPTTNGEGELVSFDYNNYLADAGSEDACGKALKVVKAVVPKLPSS
- the dhaK gene encoding dihydroxyacetone kinase subunit DhaK is translated as MKKIINDPSTVVAESLRGLAAAHADLLRVRDDPAVVLRADAPVAGQVAVISGGGSGHEPLHGGFVGPGMLHAAVPGAVFTSPTPDAVQAAVEATAGERGALLIVKNYTGDVLNFETAAELAAVDGVDVRSVVIDDDVAVADSTFTAGRRGVGGTVLLEKLTGAAAARGDSLDSLEALARKVISQVRSIGVALTPPTVPHAGEPSFTLAEDEIEFGIGIHGEPGRERIPAEPADALVRRMVDAVCTDLPFGEGDRVLLFTNSMGGTPLLELYLAHGIAERLLAERGITVERRLVGPYITSLEMQGISLTVAKVDDELVELWDAPVHTAALRWGV
- the dhaL gene encoding dihydroxyacetone kinase subunit DhaL: MSCTAEGVAAALRAAAVVVAEHRAELIELDRAIGDADHGENLNRGFAAIVSALDAGSVPETAGGVLKLAATTLISKVGGAAGPLYGTAFLRAASSIGDKSEMDSAALAAALRAGLEGVQARGKAVEGDATMVDALLPAVAAAEAAAADGGDAGAVLAAAANAADKGAESTVDIVPRKGRASYLGERAVGHLDPGARSTAVLLRAFAEAVAG
- the dhaM gene encoding dihydroxyacetone kinase phosphoryl donor subunit DhaM, whose product is MSVGLVLVSHSAKLAEGLAELAVQMAPDVTVVPAGGLPGGGLGTDYDGVVAAVQRADSGDGVVLLYDLGSAQMTAELAVESLADPAGAAVVDAPLVEGSIAAAVAAQGGAGRAAVAAAAASAGAPPDLAVTLPDDGGAGEGVELTLSNDVGLHARPAALLARSLTGLDAEVTIRLGDSVADAHSVLALMSLGARMGDRIEVRAGGAQAAEAMRVVKELVERNFDE